The Aphelocoma coerulescens isolate FSJ_1873_10779 chromosome 14, UR_Acoe_1.0, whole genome shotgun sequence genome has a window encoding:
- the GET4 gene encoding Golgi to ER traffic protein 4 homolog, translating to MAAAIMAAEQEAAKGGGGRNRGGVQRVEGKLRASVEKGDYYEAHQMYRTLFFRYMSQGKHAEARELMYSGALLFFSHNQQNSAADLSMLVLESLEKSDAKVAEDLLENLAKLFSLMDPNSPERVAFVSRALKWSSGGSGKLGHPKLHQLLAITLWKEQNYSESRYHFLHSTDGEGCANMLVEYSSSRGYRSEVDMFVAQAVLQFLCLKNKTSASVVFTTYTQKHPSIEKGPPFVQPLLNFIWFLLLAVDGGKLTVFTVLCEQYQPSLKRDPMYNEYLDRIGQLFFGVPPKQTSSYGGLLGNLLNSLMGTGEDDDTEDGQEDSSPIELD from the exons ATGGCGGCGGCGATCATGGCGGCGGAGCAGGAAGCCGCGaaaggcggcggcggcaggaacCGCGGCGGCGTGCAGCGCGTGGAGGGCAAGCTGCGCGCCAGCGTCGAGAAGGGCGACTACTACGAGGCGCACCAGATGTACCGGACGCTGTTCTTCAG gTATATGTCACAAGGAAAACATGCAGAAGCAAGAGAACTGATGTATTCAGGGGCTTTACTGTTCTTCAGTCATAACCAG CAAAACAGTGCTGCTGATCTGTCCATGCTGGTTTTGGAGTCTTTGGAGAAGTCGGATGCAAAAGTAGCAGAAGACCTTTTAG AAAACTTGGCTAAATTGTTTAGTTTAATGGATCCAAATTCTCCCGAAAGAGTGGCTTTCGTATCCAGAGCACTAAAATGGTCCAGTGGGGGATCAGGAAAACTTGGACATCCAAAATTACACCAGTTACTAGCTATTACCCTGTGGAAAG agCAAAACTATAGTGAATCTCGGTATCACTTCTTGCACTCCACAGATGGGGAGGGCTGTGCAAATATGCTGGTGGAATACTCCTCGTCCCGCGGATACCGCAGTGAGGTGGACATGTTTGTAGCTCAGGCAGTACTACA aTTTCTCTGCTTAAAAAATAAGACCAGCGCATCAGTTGTTTTTACGACATACACACAGAAACATCCTTCAATAGAGAAGGGTCCACCCTTTGTGCAACCACTGCTAAACTTCATCTGGTTTCTGTTGTTGGCAGTTGATGG AGGAAAACTAACAGTATTTACAGTATTGTGTGAACAGTATCAACCTTCGCTGAAAAGAGACCCCATGTATAATGAG TACCTAGATAGAATAGGACAGCTTTTCTTCGGAGTTCCACCCAAGCAGACCTCATCCTACGGGGGATTGCTAG